A genomic window from Blastococcus saxobsidens DD2 includes:
- a CDS encoding DUF3040 domain-containing protein — MPLSEHEQRLLEQIERALVDDDPKFASSVRTGDRRLKARRKLQIGALLVVVGFAVLVGGAVAESVPLGVLGFLIAFGGAVLGVLHYRGATGAVEPTTGPAGDRGGASAARGRSGRGSRQPMRNRLEERFRRRYDQ; from the coding sequence GTGCCGCTCTCCGAGCACGAGCAGCGTCTGCTGGAGCAGATCGAGCGCGCCCTCGTCGATGACGATCCCAAGTTCGCTTCCTCGGTCCGCACCGGCGATCGCCGTCTGAAGGCCCGCCGCAAGCTGCAGATCGGCGCACTGCTGGTCGTCGTCGGCTTCGCCGTCCTCGTCGGCGGTGCGGTCGCCGAATCCGTGCCGCTCGGCGTGCTGGGCTTCCTGATCGCCTTCGGCGGTGCCGTCCTCGGGGTGCTGCACTACCGCGGCGCCACCGGCGCGGTCGAGCCCACCACCGGTCCCGCCGGGGACCGGGGCGGGGCGTCCGCCGCTCGCGGGCGTTCGGGCCGCGGGTCTCGCCAGCCCATGAGGAACCGCCTCGAAGAGCGCTTCCGCCGCCGCTACGACCAGTAG